One stretch of Chiroxiphia lanceolata isolate bChiLan1 chromosome 1, bChiLan1.pri, whole genome shotgun sequence DNA includes these proteins:
- the FYCO1 gene encoding FYVE and coiled-coil domain-containing protein 1 isoform X3 — protein MAAASGESQLQRIIRDLQDAVSELSKEFKEGGEPITDDSGNLQKFSYKLEYLLQFDQKEKSTLLGNRKDYWDYFCDCLAKIKGANDGIRFVKSITELRTSLGKGRAFLRYSLVHQRLADTLQQCFMNTKVTSDWYYARSPFLNSKMSSDIVGQLYELTDVQFDLASRGYDLDAAWPAFARRTLSSLGSSAYLWKPPSRSSSMSSLVSNYLQAQEFPSSPDVNSSLNVEHLEGYEEMRLELDQAELRQRELQDRIHQLEMENQELQAAVSLQKEQVQVEKEKSNNYSEENSRLTKMITELQKQCEVSHSTQSTVHDLQKCLQSLELNAVEQQKEYSTKVEQLLTSKEDYASKLQVSNQELETSRALIAVNNLCIDELKAKLSSAEQKNLSLLAKVDAALDEKGQQATAQCDSALQIHALLEKLQEMEKEKADMQRLNDERASQLKAAKEELWLKEQAQKELESRYNRLTVDSREESEKLTGSLETMTKEKDALQEALTLKGKEMAELQTQVMGSLAQVGSLEKSLEEARKEKEKLEEEYGRREGALKQESKSQAEQLALQEGHLTKVSQTVCSLEEQNRKLMSEKEHLGQKVKELEEQMEQRSSAVTELDEESRKLKAENVNLQQSKNKMEAKLKNLEASKASLEAEVARLRASEKQLQSEIDDALVSVDEKERKLRGENKQLDEDLQNARRQSQILEERLEALHSEYEELRQREETTKESYASLEGQLKSAKQHSLEMEKSLGTLKESKECLQSQVTEKEVELQGLESQCEQLRAEAERHRKKAETLEAEKLSVEKTCLHQTKLIESLTSEKESVEKQQLQQAASLEKEAKELAFRLAMSEEQLEVNRGEVSRLQAEVLDLRVKLQQTTDERERMRGELAVTVTALSEQKVLVQELKEQSECLNRNHVQELLQCKEREEVLKKEQETTAHQKAELENNLLNLKEELSKVKQYLENARMENEENKDLLHRTNTDMAELGIQICGLSSEKMDAEEQLAQARERLKELEEQAAEQQKKLKLEISNLKEENKSLQEKLEEAQICAAAVPNLQLQLETVKKQAQSFQETSQEELSAIKFQMSTEILNYQTKFKAVSEECGKVREQLEEQKRQQHAAEEEITELQAANTSLSRKLDEAREQLSESESARLQREEEVTSLRELLERIQKEADEAKEKILDYTEKLSKVAADKDSSDQKLFAELDDLTRTKHFLEERLIELIRDKDALWQKSDALEFQQKLSAEQRWQGDTEVNHCLDCQRVFSWMVRRHHCRMCGRIFCYYCCNNYMVTKPGGKKERCCRACFNKPRVTVDSTDDSGSSANQEGSPASLESPVSPSERTFVASEASKPPDDAAFDIITDEELCQVQETDSLHNESQMERVSLDQSMTDLIKLPLTVEEIINFGESNKELFIKSSTYSIIPITVTEMGLTISWIFSSDPKSISFSVVYQESEDTPLDQCKVLIPMTRCNSHKETIRGQVKVRNPGIYTLIFDNTFSRFISKRVFYHLAVERPVIYDGSDFP, from the exons tttgaccagaaagaaaaaagcacattgCTGGGCAACAGAAAAGACTACTGGGATTATTTCTGTGACTGTCTGGCAAAAATCAAAGGAGCTAATGATGGAATCCGCTTTGTCAAGTCTATTACAGAA CTAAGAACATCTCTTGGAAAAGGAAGAGCATTTCTTCGTTACTCCCTGGTTCACCAAAGACTAGCAGACACCTTGCAGCAATGTTTTATGAACACCAAGGTGACCAG tgACTGGTACTATGCAAGAAGTCCATTTCTGAATTCCAAAATGAGTTCTGACATTGTGGGTCAGCTCTATGAGCTCACTGATGTTCAGTTTGACTTGGCATCAAGAGGCTATGATTTAGATGCTGCTTGGCCAGCATTTGCCAG AAGGACACTGTCCTCGCTTGGATCTTCAGCATATTTATGGAAGCCTCCAAGTCGCAGTTCCAGCATGAGCAGTTTAGTGAGCAACTATTTGCAG GCCCAAGAGTTTCCTTCCAGCCCTGATGTGAATAGCTCACTAAATGTTGAACACCTTGAGGGCTATGAAGAGATGCGTTTAGAACTTGACCAGGCTGAGCTGAGGCAGAGGGAACTTCAAGATCGTATTCACCAGCTAGAAATGGAAAACCAGGAGCTCCAGGCAGCTGTCAGCCTTCAAAAAGAGCAAGTACAGGTAGAAAAGGAGAAGAGCAATAACTACAGTGAGGAGAACTCCCGGCTGACAAAGATGATCACAGAGTTACAGAAGCAGTGTGAGGTCTCACACTCCACTCAGAGCACTGTCCATGACCTGCAGAAGTGCCTACAGTCATTGGAATTAAATGCAGTGGAGCAGCAGAAAGAATATTCAACAAAAGTGGAGCAGCTGTTGACCAGCAAGGAAGACTATGCCTCAAAATTGCAGGTTTCAAATCAGGAGCTGGAGACCTCGAGGGCTTTGATTGCTGTCAATAATCTTTGCATCGATGAGCTCAAAGCCAAGCTGAGTTCTGCAGAACAGAAGAATCTCAGCCTCCTTGCGAAAGTTGATGCTGCCTTGGACGAAAAGGGGCAGCAAGCCACAGCCCAGTGTGACTCTGCCCTACAAATACATGCACTGTTAGAGAAGCTtcaggagatggagaaggaaaaggcagataTGCAAAGACTCAATGATGAACGTGCATCtcagctgaaagcagcaaaggaggagctgtggctgaaaGAACAGGCACAGAAGGAACTGGAATCCAGATACAATCGCCTCACTGTTGACTCcagagaagaaagtgaaaagctGACTGGGAGCCTGGAAACTAtgacaaaggaaaaggatgCACTTCAGGAGGCCCTGACtctgaaaggaaaggagatggCTGAGCTCCAGACCCAGGTAATGGGGTCGCTGGCTCAGGTGGGGTCACTGGAAAAAAGTCTTGAGgaagccaggaaagaaaaagagaaacttgaGGAGGAATATGGTAGGAGGGAAGGAGCACTGAAGCAGGAATCCAAGTCACAAGCAGAGCAACTTGCACTACAGGAGGGTCACTTAACAAAGGTGAGTCAGACTGTGTGTAGCCTTGAGGAGCAAAACCGCAAACTCATGTCTGAGAAAGAGCATCTCGGGCAGAAAGtcaaggagctggaggagcagatggagcagcGAAGCTCTGCAGTGACCGAATTGGATGAGGAGAGCAGGAAGCTGAAAGCAGAGAATGTGAATTTGCAGCAGTCCAAGAACAAGATGGAAGCGAAGCTGAAAAATCTGGAAGCTTCTAAAGCTTCCCTGGAAGCTGAGGTAGCCAGGCTGAGAGCCTCTGAGAAGCAACTTCAGAGTGAGATAGATGATGCCCTGGTGTCAGttgatgaaaaagaaagaaagctcCGGGGCGAGAACAAACAGCTGGATGAAGACTTGCAGAATGCTAGGAGGCAAAGCCAAATTCTGGAGGAGAGGTTGGAGGCTCTGCACTCAGAATATGAAGAACTAAGGCAAAGAGAGGAGACCACCAAGGAGTCTTATGCCTCACTTGAAGGACAGCTAAAGAGTGCCAAACAGCATAgtttagaaatggaaaaaagctTGGGCACcttgaaggaaagcaaagagtGTCTCCAATCACAAGTCACAGAGAAGGAAGTAGAACTGCAAGGCTTGGAGAGCCAGTgtgagcagctgagggcagaagctgaaagacacagaaagaaagcagagactCTTGAGGCAGAAAAGCTCAGTGTTGAAAAGACATGCCTTCATCAGACAAAGCTTATAGAATCCCTCACATCAGAAAAAGAATCAGTGGAAAAACAGCAACTACAGCAGGCAGCTTCCCTGGAGAAGGAGGCAAAAGAGCTGGCCTTCAGACTGGCCATGAGCGAAGAGCAGTTGGAGGTCAACCGAGGTGAAGTGTCTAGGCTGCAAGCAGAAGTCCTCGACCTGCGAGTCAAGCTTCAGCAGACCACTgatgagagagagaggatgAGAGGTGAGCTGGCAGTCACTGTGACTGCCTTGAGTGAGCAGAAGGTGCTTGTTCAGGAGCTGAAAGAGCAGAGTGAGTGTCTCAACAGAAACCATGTGCAAGAACTGCTACAATgtaaagaaagggaagaagtgCTGAAAAAAGAGCAAGAGACAACAGCCCATCAAAAAGCTGAGttggaaaataatttgctgaaCTTGAAGGAAGAGCTATCCAAGGTTAAGCAGTACTTGGAAAATGCTagaatggaaaatgaagaaaacaaggatCTCCTCCACAGGACCAACACAGATATGGCTGAACTTGGTATTCAGATTTGTGGCTTGTCCTCTGAAAAGATGGATGCAGAAGAGCAGTTAGCCCAGGCCAGAGAAAGGCTCAAAGAACTGGAAGAACAGGCGGCAGAGCAACAGAAGAAGCTGAAGCTTGAAATCTCTAATCTCAAAGAGGAGAATAAGAGCCTGCAAGAGAAATTAGAGGAGGCTCAAATATGTGCCGCAGCTGTCCCAAATCTGCAATTGCAGCTGGAGACAGTAAAGAAACAGGCACAGAGTTTCCAAGAGACCAGCCAAGAAGAGCTGTCTgcaataaaatttcaaatgagCACAGAGATTCTAAATTATCAGACAAAATTCAAG GCAGTCAGTGAGGAGTGTGGGaaagtgagagagcagcttgAGGAGCAGAAGCGACAACAGCATGCTGCGGAGGAAGAGATTACCGAGTTACAA GCTGCAAACACGAGTTTGTCCAGAAAGCTGGATGAAGCAAGAGAGCAGCTGTCTGAATCAGAATCTGCTCggctgcagagggaagaggaggtgaCATCTCTTAGAGAACTCTTGGAAAG GATCCAAAAAGAAGCTGATGAAGCAAAAGAGAAGATCCTGGATTACACCGAGAAGCTCAGCAAGGTGGCAGCAGACAAAGATAGCAGTGAccagaaattatttgctgaaCTGGATGACCTGACAAGAACAAAACACTTCCTTGAAGAGCGTTTGATAGAACTTATCAG AGATAAGGATGCTTTGTGGCAAAAGTCCGATGCTCTGGAGTTCCAGCAGAAGCTtagtgcagagcagaggtggcagGGGGACACAGAAGTTAATCACTGTCTGGACTGCCAGAGAGTGTTCTCGTGGATGGTGCGCCGACACCACTGCAG AATGTGTGGTCGCATTTTCTGCTACTACTGCTGCAACAACTACATGGTGACAAAACCTGGTGGAAAAAAGGAGCGTTGCTGCAGAGCTTGCTTTAATAAGCCTAGAGTCACTGTGGACAGTACAGATGACTCTGGATCCAGTGCCAACCAGGAAGGATCACCAGCTTCATTGGAATCGCCTGTGTCACCGTCTGAGAGGACTTTTG TTGCAAGTGAAGCCTCTAAACCACCAGATGATGCAGCATTTGATATAATCACTGATGAGGAGCTGTGCCAAGTACAGGAAACAGACTCTCTCCACAATGAAAGTCAGATGGAAAGAGTGTCTCTGGATCAAAGCATGACAGATTT GATCAAATTACCCCTTACAGTGGAAGAGATCATAAACTTTGGAGAAAGCAACAAAGAGCTGTTCATTAAATCCAGCACCTACAGTATCATTCCCATCACTGTTACAGAGATGGGGCTAACAATTAGCTGGATCTTTTCATCAGACCCCAAAAGCATATCCTTCAGCGTTGTCTACCAAGAATCTGAGGACACACCACTGGATCAGTGCAAA GTTCTTATCCCTATGACTCGCTGCAACTCTCATAAGGAAACTATCAGAGGACAGGTGAAAGTCAGAAACCCTGGAATCTACACACTGATATTTGACAACACATTCTCTAG GTTTATCTCAAAAAGAGTGTTTTATCACTTGGCTGTTGAGCGACCCGTCATCTATGATGGAAGTGATTTTCCATAG